A stretch of the Drosophila sulfurigaster albostrigata strain 15112-1811.04 chromosome 2L, ASM2355843v2, whole genome shotgun sequence genome encodes the following:
- the LOC133842660 gene encoding ficolin-1-like isoform X2, translating to MELLVQVMDFENDARFETYKRFGIASEEEDYALNTLSKGEGTAGDSLEKHFRMKFTTIDRQNDLKQGDPHPCTGFKAGWWYHACHESLLTGTWGNHDHGWGINWYTFRGHKQSMKTAVMMIRPRIV from the exons ATGGAGCTGCTAGTGCAGGTTATGGATTTCGAAAACGATGCACGTTTTGAAACGTACAAAAGATTTGGAATCGCAAGCGAGGAAGAAGATTATGCGTTAAACACTCTGAGTAAGGGCGAAGGAACTGCTGGAGATTCACTCGAAAAACATTTTAGAATGAAATTTACTACTATTGATCGGCAAAATGATCTTAAGCAAGGAGACCCCCATCCCTGTACCGGCTTTAAGGCTGGCTGGTGGTATCATGCTTGTCACGAAAG CCTTTTAACCGGAACTTGGGGAAACCACGATCATGGTTGGGGCATCAATTGGTACACATTCCGAGGACACAAGCAATCGATGAAGACAGCTGTCATGATGATAAGGCCGCGAATAGTCTAA
- the LOC133845261 gene encoding ficolin-1-like isoform X2: MELLVQVMDFKNDARFETYKRFGIASEEEDYALNTLSKGEGTAGDSLQQHFRMKFSTIDRQNDLKQGDPFPCTGYKAGWWYHACHESLLTGTWGNDDHGWGIIWETFRGHSHSMKTAVMMIRPRIV; the protein is encoded by the exons ATGGAACTGCTAGTGCAGGTTATGGATTTCAAAAACGATGCACGTTTTGAAACGTACAAAAGATTTGGAATCGCAAGCGAGGAAGAAGATTATGCGTTAAACACTCTGAGCAAGGGCGAAGGAACTGCTGGGGATTCACTCCAACAACATTTTAGAATGAAATTTTCTACTATTGATCGTCAAAATGATCTTAAGCAAGGAGACCCCTTTCCCTGTACCGGCTATAAAGCTGGCTGGTGGTACCATGCTTGTCACGAAAG CCTTTTAACCGGAACTTGGGGAAACGACGATCATGGGTGGGGCATCATTTGGGAAACATTCCGAGGACACAGCCATTCGATGAAGACAGCTGTCATGATGATAAGGCCGCGAATAGTCTAA
- the LOC133845261 gene encoding ficolin-2-like isoform X1, with product MKFLLTTICIISTFLYTAAVQNTARNMTAQILSLKSEILDIKEQLERQQRSLEIKETQKSYGRNCANITTSGIHNVLIPSFSDKPFRVYCDAETRGGGWTVILRRSDGSENFHRKWNIYKKGFGNLDGEFILGLDKIHALTSENTMELLVQVMDFKNDARFETYKRFGIASEEEDYALNTLSKGEGTAGDSLQQHFRMKFSTIDRQNDLKQGDPFPCTGYKAGWWYHACHESLLTGTWGNDDHGWGIIWETFRGHSHSMKTAVMMIRPRIV from the exons ATGAAATTCTTGCTTACCACAATATGCATTATTTCTACATTTCTTTACACTGCTGCTGTTCAGAACACCGCGCGCAATATGACGGCTCAAATTCTATCTCTTAAATCGGAGATTCTCGACATAAA AGAGCAATTAGAGCGCCAGCAAAGATCATTGGAAATCAAGGAAACCCAGAAATCGTACGGTCGAAATTGTGCTAATATTACAACGAGTGGAATCCACAATGTGCTCATTCCCAGCTTCAGTGATAAACCCTTCAGAGTATATTGCGATGCGGAAACTCGAGGAGGTGGATGGACCGTCATTTTGCGTCGTTCTGATGGATCAGAGAATTTTCATCGGAAATGGAACATTTACAAGAAGGGCTTTGGGAATTTGGATGGCGAGTTCATTTTAGGATTAGATAAAATTCATGCGTTGACATCAGAGAATACTATGGAACTGCTAGTGCAGGTTATGGATTTCAAAAACGATGCACGTTTTGAAACGTACAAAAGATTTGGAATCGCAAGCGAGGAAGAAGATTATGCGTTAAACACTCTGAGCAAGGGCGAAGGAACTGCTGGGGATTCACTCCAACAACATTTTAGAATGAAATTTTCTACTATTGATCGTCAAAATGATCTTAAGCAAGGAGACCCCTTTCCCTGTACCGGCTATAAAGCTGGCTGGTGGTACCATGCTTGTCACGAAAG CCTTTTAACCGGAACTTGGGGAAACGACGATCATGGGTGGGGCATCATTTGGGAAACATTCCGAGGACACAGCCATTCGATGAAGACAGCTGTCATGATGATAAGGCCGCGAATAGTCTAA
- the LOC133842660 gene encoding ficolin-1-like isoform X1 has protein sequence MKFLLTTICIISTFLYTAAVQNTGHNMTAQILSLKSEILDIKEQLERQQRSLEIKQTQKSYDRNCANITTSGIHNVLIPSFSDKPFRVYCDAETRGGGWTVILRRSDGTENFYRKWNIYKKGFGNLDGEFILGLDKIHALTSENTMELLVQVMDFENDARFETYKRFGIASEEEDYALNTLSKGEGTAGDSLEKHFRMKFTTIDRQNDLKQGDPHPCTGFKAGWWYHACHESLLTGTWGNHDHGWGINWYTFRGHKQSMKTAVMMIRPRIV, from the exons ATGAAATTCTTGCTTACCACAATATGCATTATTTCTACATTTCTTTACACTGCTGCTGTTCAGAACACCGGGCACAATATGACGGCTCAAATTCTATCTCTTAAATCGGAGATTCTCGACATAAA AGAGCAATTAGAGCGGCAGCAAAGATCATTGGAAATCAAGCAAACCCAGAAATCGTATGATCGAAATTGTGCTAATATTACAACGAGTGGAATCCACAATGTGCTCATTCCCAGCTTCAGTGATAAACCCTTCAGAGTATATTGCGATGCGGAAACTCGAGGAGGTGGATGGACCGTCATTTTGCGACGTTCTGATGGAACTGAGAACTTTTATAGAAAATGGAACATTTACAAGAAGGGCTTTGGGAATTTGGATGGCGAGTTCATTTTAGGATTAGATAAAATTCATGCGTTGACATCAGAGAATACTATGGAGCTGCTAGTGCAGGTTATGGATTTCGAAAACGATGCACGTTTTGAAACGTACAAAAGATTTGGAATCGCAAGCGAGGAAGAAGATTATGCGTTAAACACTCTGAGTAAGGGCGAAGGAACTGCTGGAGATTCACTCGAAAAACATTTTAGAATGAAATTTACTACTATTGATCGGCAAAATGATCTTAAGCAAGGAGACCCCCATCCCTGTACCGGCTTTAAGGCTGGCTGGTGGTATCATGCTTGTCACGAAAG CCTTTTAACCGGAACTTGGGGAAACCACGATCATGGTTGGGGCATCAATTGGTACACATTCCGAGGACACAAGCAATCGATGAAGACAGCTGTCATGATGATAAGGCCGCGAATAGTCTAA
- the LOC133848377 gene encoding GTP-binding nuclear protein Ran-like has protein sequence MELKASLSSQDTHKCLLLGDSGVGKTTFLRRHATGHFKDTHKLTKGVQVHTLLLQTDYQDLALELWEVAGDERHGGLNDGYFFFAKCAIIMFDLSVESTALSVARWLRSFERICGKQLPVIVCGNKADLKRMPRQLCYRQQPNFDYCELSARAAWNLEAPLELLSRQLLQRRSLKLISQPILKPKVGCTFNEDEMQQQMKLVHEIALPELIEVADESEEYYMEDTIILN, from the coding sequence ATGGAACTCAAGGCCAGTTTGTCCTCTCAAGATACGCACAAGTGTCTGCTGCTTGGCGACTCGGGCGTGGGTAAGACGACCTTCCTGCGACGTCATGCAACAGGACATTTCAAGGATACGCATAAGCTCACAAAGGGTGTCCAGGTGCatacgctgctgctgcagaccGACTATCAAGACTTGGCTCTCGAGCTCTGGGAAGTGGCTGGGGATGAGCGTCATGGCGGACTCAACGATGGCTATTTCTTCTTTGCCAAATGCGCCATCATCATGTTCGATCTGAGCGTGGAGAGCACAGCGTTGAGTGTGGCACGTTGGCTGCGCTCGTTCGAACGGATTTGTGGCAAGCAGCTGCCAGTGATAGTCTGTGGCAACAAGGCCGATTTGAAGCGAATGCCGCGGCAGTTGTGCTATCGACAACAGCCCAACTTTGATTACTGCGAGCTGTCTGCACGCGCTGCTTGGAACTTGGAGGCACCTCTAGAGCTGCTCAGCAGGCAACTTCTGCAACGCAGAAGTCTTAAGCTGATCTCGCAACCGATTCTTAAACCAAAAGTTGGTTGCACCTTCAATGAGGACgaaatgcaacagcaaatgaAGTTGGTGCATGAAATAGCTCTGCCAGAATTAATCGAAGTTGCAGACGAGAGTGAAGAATATTACATGGAAGATACTATAATACTGAACTAG